A genomic window from Elaeis guineensis isolate ETL-2024a chromosome 3, EG11, whole genome shotgun sequence includes:
- the LOC105040495 gene encoding uncharacterized protein, which yields MGRAPCCDKANVKRGPWSPEEDMVLKSYLERHGTGGNWIALPQKAGLKRCGKSCRLRWLNYLRPDIKHGGFTEEEDNVICTLYNKIGSRWSVIASQLPGRTDNDVKNYWNTKLKKKMMAAQASLSTTTTTNTNLITHSPSPSSPPPLVIPTIKTESYTCDDFFTPFNHDATSALAPTDPSFVFGHGTSFPVAGLPGPSGLNGSVHHYSTAPHDDASTASCSYVNWSANGPGGDDAFFADFGLESPCEFFNGYFGYQEKIGPSAPNQATLASMLVSSDTKPQITYS from the exons ATGGGGAGAGCTCCATGCTGTGACAAGGCAAATGTGAAGAGAGGGCCATGGTCTCCGGAGGAAGACATGGTTCTCAAGTCCTACCTCGAGAGACACGGTACTGGTGGCAACTGGATTGCTTTGCCCCAGAAAGCAG GGCTGAAACGTTGCGGCAAAAGCTGTCGCCTGAGATGGCTCAATTACCTGAGACCAGACATCAAACATGGAGGCTTTACCGAGGAAGAGGACAACGTCATTTGTACACTCTACAACAAAATAGGAAGCAG GTGGTCCGTTATAGCTTCCCAATTGCCTGGGAGAACCGACAACGATGTCAAAAACTACTGGAACACCAAATTAAAGAAGAAGATGATGGCAGCACAAGCATCCCTCtctaccaccaccaccaccaataCCAATCTCATTACTCACAGCCCTTCACCATCATCACCTCCTCCTCTTGTCATCCCAACCATCAAAACCGAGTCCTACACCTGCGACGACTTCTTCACTCCTTTTAACCACGACGCCACCTCCGCATTAGCACCTACAGACCCCAGCTTCGTGTTCGGCCACGGCACATCGTTTCCAGTGGCGGGGCTTCCCGGGCCTTCCGGTCTCAATGGGAGCGTTCATCACTATTCTACGGCGCCGCACGACGATGCCTCCACGGCTTCCTGCAGCTATGTCAACTGGTCAGCAAACGGGCCTGGCGGGGATGATGCCTTCTTCGCGGACTTCGGCTTGGAATCGCCTTGTGAGTTCTTCAATGGCTACTTCGGTTATCAGGAGAAGATTGGGCCGAGTGCTCCCAATCAAGCTACGCTCGCTTCCATGTTGGTCTCTTCCGACACCAAGCCACAGATCACATACTCATAG